In Bacillus sp. NP247, one DNA window encodes the following:
- a CDS encoding recombinase family protein codes for MEGKVVGYVRVSTEGQVREGYSLTYQVEEIERYCTENKLQLLHIYEDKGISGATVDEDGLTVERESLQELLSDMAYQQVKHVIVLNTSRLWRSDMAKVLIQRELKKHAVDVKAIEQPNYSIYAHGPNDFLVNGMLELLDQYQRLEIALKLSRGRKKKAEQGGYAGGGVMFGYRANKGQKVLEVDTNKAIVVRRLFELRHFFKHWSLTQLAERLNMEGYCTQKGKRFTKVQVKRMLDRENFYRGVYTYGQIQTNGKHPAII; via the coding sequence ATGGAAGGGAAAGTTGTTGGTTATGTACGAGTTTCAACAGAAGGACAAGTGCGTGAAGGTTATAGCTTAACGTATCAAGTTGAAGAAATCGAACGGTACTGCACTGAAAATAAACTACAACTGCTTCACATATACGAAGATAAAGGAATTAGCGGAGCGACAGTAGATGAAGATGGATTAACAGTTGAACGTGAAAGCTTACAAGAACTATTGTCAGATATGGCATATCAACAAGTGAAGCACGTGATAGTACTCAATACATCTCGGTTATGGCGCTCTGATATGGCAAAAGTGTTAATACAACGAGAGCTAAAGAAACATGCGGTTGATGTGAAAGCAATTGAACAACCGAATTATAGTATATATGCACATGGCCCTAATGACTTTTTAGTAAATGGCATGTTAGAACTATTAGATCAATATCAACGTCTTGAAATTGCATTAAAACTAAGTCGAGGCAGAAAGAAGAAAGCAGAACAAGGTGGATATGCAGGTGGCGGTGTGATGTTTGGTTACAGGGCAAATAAAGGACAAAAAGTGTTAGAAGTGGATACTAATAAAGCAATCGTTGTACGTAGACTATTTGAGCTACGACACTTTTTTAAGCATTGGTCACTTACTCAATTGGCAGAAAGACTGAATATGGAAGGCTATTGTACACAGAAAGGGAAGCGGTTTACGAAAGTACAAGTGAAACGCATGTTAGACCGAGAGAACTTTTATCGAGGGGTATATACATACGGGCAAATACAAACAAATGGGAAACATCCAGCAATTATATAA
- a CDS encoding DUF6985 domain-containing protein: MKINDAIFGELEFNNYDWIGYKNIEFFGNEVKVALIVRGEDDGQFEEEQYMAYNFLIERWQQLQQSILEPILDYYKQKRYELGYDVESNENYPLIETVTQILEKITLAGIFVPDNDLIDFLDIGLTFDCTWDMENGLGLCLVKGEVTEVGYQDVVL; encoded by the coding sequence ATGAAAATAAATGATGCAATTTTTGGCGAACTTGAGTTTAATAATTATGATTGGATTGGATATAAAAACATTGAGTTTTTTGGGAACGAAGTTAAGGTGGCGTTAATAGTTAGGGGAGAAGATGATGGTCAGTTTGAGGAAGAACAATATATGGCATATAATTTTTTAATAGAAAGATGGCAACAATTACAACAAAGTATTTTGGAGCCTATATTAGATTATTATAAACAAAAAAGATATGAACTTGGTTACGATGTTGAATCTAACGAAAATTATCCTTTAATAGAAACAGTTACTCAAATTCTCGAAAAAATAACCTTAGCTGGAATTTTTGTTCCAGATAATGACCTTATCGACTTTCTTGATATCGGACTTACGTTTGACTGTACATGGGATATGGAAAATGGATTAGGCCTTTGTCTTGTGAAAGGTGAAGTAACTGAGGTAGGTTATCAGGACGTTGTACTTTAA
- a CDS encoding type IV secretion protein Rhs has translation MNQDAAFRDYIPRNDGLSVKLEGNIFKDIDSPHYNAHKSLEDFWNVYRKNGDLAGLKPNLTDYNNTLRDSLINAGLSETQANKAVSEAIKQQINAGLLADDFVPRIPGRINLPKPKPKP, from the coding sequence TTGAATCAAGATGCTGCTTTTAGAGACTATATTCCAAGAAATGACGGACTTTCTGTAAAATTGGAAGGAAATATATTTAAAGATATAGATAGCCCCCATTACAATGCTCATAAAAGTTTAGAAGATTTTTGGAATGTTTACAGGAAAAATGGAGATCTAGCAGGGCTTAAACCTAATTTAACAGACTATAACAATACATTGAGAGATTCTTTAATTAATGCAGGGTTATCAGAAACACAAGCAAACAAAGCAGTTTCAGAAGCGATCAAGCAACAAATAAATGCTGGTCTTTTGGCTGATGATTTCGTACCTAGAATACCGGGGAGAATTAATTTACCTAAACCAAAACCAAAACCTTGA
- a CDS encoding HNH endonuclease, translating to MDVKYRPEPWQNMGDGMNRITKDALIKLGDANELLKKIDGRIRDLDTDGSIHFNPKDQSQKIGELLESYSTLQKYCGEAGRLVSEHIDKPFLIEMDKFAQKMRDTSILSFKTDNRIGSTTTTVLPDSHAGYGSVPQTIKTKKDKITVEDIFKDSPAFDNVLREEYKELKKQNPDAKLNYEEYKKVVPSTRGFEYKSIEDEQKKLEMVRDIGIGAGIIITTILCPPLGAAAAVVYGAVQIKSGIDGEDWGTHRKLSQEERVGNIIFGGLDAIPVVGAVGKGVKAFKGTNELADLAKLLKFKEGMPGFNPNLGKNVVQSLKENKTLKNALDAMKNTNIPVAVRVADTGMGVKLPYIEYSTVGEVTGKFSKASTAAKDDAYQLAKGSGGSGVSKEGSVAKGTGNREAEVPPAFRQTDFASSYEARYNQTPSPVNSKVEFEGIRGESLSTLKPPPDPILKRILDEAGIKGIQYKNGVPDFSPVSKAQVEINYMVGGTAGYGSAARRLNFTQADEKLAEQLNNSPELARKFGMESGGITWKQIEKYRRANKLTWHELNDVKIVQLVPTEINSKFGHLGGVGEINAGAFMPNGFASKQ from the coding sequence ATGGATGTGAAATATAGACCTGAACCATGGCAAAACATGGGAGATGGTATGAATCGAATTACAAAAGATGCACTCATAAAATTAGGGGACGCAAATGAATTATTAAAAAAAATTGATGGAAGAATACGAGATTTAGACACGGATGGTAGTATACATTTTAACCCAAAAGATCAATCGCAAAAAATCGGGGAATTACTCGAGAGCTATTCGACATTACAAAAATATTGCGGAGAAGCAGGGCGATTGGTCTCTGAACATATAGATAAACCTTTTTTAATAGAAATGGATAAATTCGCTCAAAAAATGAGAGATACATCTATTCTCAGTTTCAAAACAGATAACCGAATTGGCTCCACAACAACGACAGTATTACCAGACTCGCACGCGGGGTACGGAAGTGTACCACAAACAATAAAAACAAAAAAAGATAAAATAACAGTAGAAGATATTTTTAAAGATTCACCCGCATTTGATAACGTACTGAGAGAGGAATACAAAGAACTAAAAAAACAAAATCCAGATGCAAAACTAAATTATGAAGAATACAAGAAAGTAGTCCCATCCACACGAGGATTTGAATACAAATCGATAGAAGATGAACAGAAAAAACTAGAAATGGTGCGAGACATAGGAATAGGCGCAGGAATCATCATCACAACAATCCTTTGCCCACCACTCGGGGCCGCTGCCGCAGTTGTATACGGCGCTGTACAAATAAAAAGCGGTATTGACGGAGAAGACTGGGGAACACACAGGAAATTGAGCCAAGAAGAGCGGGTAGGAAACATCATTTTTGGCGGATTAGATGCAATCCCAGTTGTTGGAGCTGTAGGAAAAGGAGTAAAAGCATTCAAAGGCACGAATGAATTAGCTGATTTAGCAAAATTATTAAAATTCAAAGAAGGAATGCCTGGTTTTAATCCAAATTTGGGTAAAAATGTGGTACAATCGCTTAAGGAAAATAAGACTTTGAAGAATGCACTAGATGCTATGAAAAACACAAACATTCCAGTAGCAGTTAGGGTAGCAGATACTGGAATGGGAGTGAAGCTTCCTTATATAGAATATTCAACTGTTGGAGAAGTAACTGGAAAGTTTTCAAAGGCAAGTACGGCAGCTAAGGATGACGCTTATCAACTTGCTAAGGGTAGTGGTGGCTCAGGGGTTAGTAAGGAAGGTAGTGTGGCTAAGGGTACGGGTAATAGAGAGGCTGAAGTTCCACCTGCTTTTAGACAAACTGATTTTGCTAGTTCTTATGAAGCAAGGTATAATCAGACACCTTCACCAGTTAATTCGAAGGTTGAATTTGAAGGAATCAGAGGAGAATCTTTAAGTACGCTTAAACCACCACCAGACCCTATATTGAAACGTATATTAGATGAAGCTGGGATTAAAGGTATTCAATATAAAAATGGAGTTCCTGATTTTTCGCCAGTATCAAAGGCGCAGGTAGAAATCAATTACATGGTAGGTGGCACTGCTGGATATGGATCAGCAGCAAGACGTCTTAATTTTACTCAAGCTGATGAAAAATTGGCTGAGCAATTGAATAATTCTCCTGAATTAGCACGTAAGTTTGGGATGGAATCTGGTGGAATTACATGGAAACAAATAGAGAAATATCGACGTGCAAATAAGTTAACTTGGCATGAATTGAATGATGTAAAGATAGTGCAACTTGTACCAACAGAGATCAACAGCAAATTTGGACATCTTGGTGGAGTAGGTGAAATCAATGCAGGAGCGTTTATGCCAAATGGATTTGCTAGTAAACAATAA
- a CDS encoding AHH domain-containing protein: MPGTPGKVTGGSSTKLGQNLLESMGLPRSASRKGYQAQHIIPKNLRNHPVLKKIGMDMDHADNGIFLPIPAKDPSALSRHRGFHSVYNNVVKDHLDKLNINQSIKELEQQVFELQQKLKKGTESGLPLYKSKVLEIGIEKFYKTKLNEEIKIWQRGGGATEELWERWINK, encoded by the coding sequence ATTCCAGGTACCCCTGGAAAGGTTACAGGAGGTAGTTCTACAAAATTAGGGCAAAATTTATTGGAATCCATGGGGCTTCCACGTTCTGCATCACGGAAAGGATATCAGGCGCAACATATAATACCTAAAAACTTAAGAAATCATCCGGTATTAAAGAAAATTGGAATGGATATGGATCATGCTGATAACGGGATATTTTTACCGATACCAGCAAAAGATCCAAGTGCTTTGTCTAGGCATAGAGGATTTCATAGTGTATATAATAATGTGGTTAAAGATCATTTAGATAAATTAAATATCAATCAAAGTATTAAGGAGTTGGAACAACAAGTATTTGAATTGCAACAAAAATTAAAAAAAGGTACAGAAAGTGGCTTGCCATTATACAAATCAAAGGTATTAGAAATTGGTATTGAGAAGTTTTACAAGACAAAATTAAATGAAGAAATAAAGATTTGGCAAAGAGGTGGCGGCGCTACTGAAGAACTTTGGGAAAGGTGGATAAATAAATGA
- a CDS encoding IS110 family transposase, translating to MHNRQNYLYVGVDLHKEHHTAVIINCWQEKLGEIKFDNKPSAFSKFLLEVETYVCDGITVVFGLEDVGGYGRALAKYLVDHEQIVKEVNPALSFLERKSQVMIQKNDSWDAECVARILVNKFNQLPDAKPNDLFWSIQQLVSRRNALVKAQSALKNQLHIQLNHHYPSYKKFFSELDGKTALAFWQQYPSPSCLERANIKQLTAFLLDVSNNTCSVKKASDILKLVKEDGQTMKEYQEMRNFLVRSIVREIEFKKKEMKYIERELKQLVNLLDYQLETMPGIELVTASALIAEIGDIRRFLNANKLARFAGIAPVYFGSGGKGKTHKSKQGNRALHALFYNLAVQQVQVAKGSKLPRNPVFHAYYQKKLKEGKTKGQALVCIMRRLVNIVYGMMKYKTAYELPVVEEKEVV from the coding sequence ATGCATAATAGGCAGAACTATTTGTATGTAGGAGTAGATTTACATAAGGAGCATCATACGGCTGTTATTATTAATTGTTGGCAAGAGAAATTAGGAGAAATAAAATTTGATAATAAACCATCTGCATTTTCGAAGTTTTTATTAGAAGTAGAGACATATGTGTGTGATGGGATAACTGTTGTATTTGGTTTAGAGGATGTTGGTGGTTATGGAAGAGCGTTAGCGAAATATTTAGTAGATCATGAACAAATAGTGAAAGAAGTAAATCCGGCTTTATCATTTTTAGAACGAAAAAGCCAAGTGATGATACAAAAAAATGATAGTTGGGATGCGGAATGTGTAGCACGCATACTGGTAAACAAATTTAATCAATTGCCAGATGCAAAGCCAAACGATTTATTTTGGTCGATACAACAACTAGTATCAAGAAGGAATGCATTAGTAAAAGCACAAAGTGCGTTAAAGAACCAACTACATATTCAATTAAACCATCATTATCCAAGTTATAAAAAGTTTTTCTCAGAATTAGATGGGAAAACAGCATTAGCGTTTTGGCAGCAATATCCGTCACCCTCTTGTTTAGAGAGGGCGAATATAAAGCAATTAACAGCTTTTTTATTAGATGTTAGCAACAATACATGTTCAGTAAAGAAAGCAAGCGACATATTAAAACTTGTAAAAGAAGATGGACAAACAATGAAAGAGTATCAAGAAATGCGAAACTTTTTAGTAAGAAGTATTGTACGGGAGATTGAGTTTAAAAAGAAGGAAATGAAATACATCGAAAGAGAATTAAAACAGCTAGTAAATCTACTAGATTATCAATTAGAGACGATGCCGGGAATAGAACTTGTGACGGCATCAGCATTAATAGCTGAGATAGGAGATATAAGACGATTTCTAAATGCCAATAAATTAGCACGATTTGCGGGGATTGCGCCTGTTTACTTTGGTTCTGGTGGGAAAGGTAAGACACATAAAAGCAAACAAGGAAACAGGGCGTTACACGCTTTATTTTATAATTTAGCTGTACAGCAAGTGCAAGTAGCGAAAGGAAGTAAGTTACCTAGAAACCCAGTGTTTCATGCATACTATCAAAAGAAGCTTAAAGAGGGCAAAACCAAAGGACAAGCATTGGTATGTATTATGAGAAGACTTGTAAACATTGTATATGGCATGATGAAATATAAAACAGCTTATGAATTGCCGGTAGTGGAAGAAAAAGAAGTAGTTTAA
- a CDS encoding DUF5081 family protein — protein MGKEMNFAPAELYVLAGAAGVTDIFGLPNRDVIILLDEECVTKATTSLEEKGLLTSENGITPAAFQLIELLKEYENCHEYTRINNVLIGFLKHDKDRVAVLTEVELNKKYEIDYIPKPDVYFSLLTRIPFLLREPREIEDTFFSKRMTETEQQIFEEKDLSNKDVIAMETYTRPRSNRGGKWECFLYFTEGEDYVQIDVERNRYDWVSLYAVNKKLYDVLKMPYKKLIDPRQFSLGGIE, from the coding sequence ATGGGAAAAGAAATGAATTTTGCACCTGCTGAATTATACGTTCTCGCAGGTGCAGCGGGGGTTACGGATATATTTGGATTGCCAAACCGTGACGTAATTATTTTACTTGATGAAGAATGTGTCACGAAAGCAACTACGAGTTTAGAAGAAAAAGGCTTACTTACAAGTGAAAATGGAATTACCCCTGCAGCTTTTCAATTGATTGAGCTATTAAAGGAATATGAAAATTGTCATGAATACACGAGAATTAATAATGTATTAATTGGTTTTTTGAAACATGATAAAGATCGAGTGGCTGTATTAACAGAAGTAGAGCTAAATAAAAAATACGAGATCGACTACATACCAAAGCCAGACGTATATTTTTCCTTATTAACACGCATCCCGTTCTTGTTGAGAGAACCGAGGGAAATAGAAGATACATTTTTCTCAAAGAGAATGACAGAAACAGAACAACAAATATTTGAGGAAAAAGATTTATCAAATAAAGACGTTATAGCGATGGAAACGTATACAAGGCCTCGGAGTAATAGAGGAGGAAAATGGGAATGTTTCTTATATTTCACTGAAGGAGAAGATTACGTTCAAATAGATGTAGAACGTAATCGATATGACTGGGTGAGCCTCTATGCGGTGAATAAGAAATTGTATGACGTGTTAAAAATGCCGTATAAAAAATTAATTGATCCGAGACAATTCTCGTTAGGAGGTATTGAATAA
- a CDS encoding recombinase family protein: protein MGEKVVGYVRVSTEGQVRDGYSLAYQVEEIERYCNENNLELLHVYEDRGLSGATVDEEGLTVERDGLQELLSDMVYKQVSYVVVLNTSRLWRSDMAKVLIQRELKKHEVDVKAIEQSSYSIYTHEPNDFLVNGMLELLDQYQRLEIALKLSRGRKKKAEQGGYAGGGVLFGYKATKGQKVLEVDGEKAVVVRRLFELRHFFKHWSLTQLAEQLNVEGYCTAKGKQFTKVQVKRMLDRENFYRGMYKYGKIQTKGQHAAIIL from the coding sequence ATGGGAGAGAAAGTAGTTGGTTACGTACGAGTTTCAACGGAAGGACAAGTACGTGATGGGTATAGTTTAGCGTATCAAGTAGAAGAGATTGAACGTTACTGTAACGAAAATAATTTAGAATTACTTCATGTGTATGAAGATAGAGGATTAAGCGGAGCGACTGTTGATGAAGAGGGATTAACAGTTGAACGGGATGGACTACAAGAGCTATTGTCGGATATGGTGTATAAACAAGTAAGCTATGTTGTTGTGTTGAATACATCACGATTGTGGCGTTCTGATATGGCGAAAGTATTGATACAACGAGAACTAAAGAAACACGAAGTAGATGTGAAGGCAATTGAACAATCAAGCTATAGTATTTACACACATGAGCCAAATGACTTTTTGGTGAATGGCATGTTAGAGCTATTAGACCAATACCAACGACTTGAAATTGCATTGAAGCTAAGTAGAGGTAGAAAGAAGAAGGCTGAACAAGGTGGATATGCAGGTGGTGGTGTATTGTTTGGCTACAAGGCAACAAAAGGACAAAAGGTGTTAGAAGTAGATGGTGAGAAAGCAGTAGTTGTACGTAGACTATTTGAATTACGACACTTTTTTAAACATTGGTCACTTACGCAATTGGCAGAACAATTGAATGTGGAAGGCTACTGCACAGCGAAAGGTAAACAATTTACGAAAGTACAAGTGAAACGCATGTTAGATAGAGAGAATTTTTATCGTGGCATGTATAAATACGGGAAAATACAAACAAAAGGACAACATGCAGCAATTATTTTATAA
- a CDS encoding cytoplasmic protein, whose amino-acid sequence MKYGKNTQLVEEVINFITNLQLFHNENLLNRDVVMVNEYERAQELAWSQDLDEVENVWEDIKSSEGGEIIGQLYEHDLNSMERPIREIIQSSENYPGDFVLQYIDIFEEIIGDLHMCALNRLVNGKVDNFYERIFEVYKLGGWPCGWEGEYPEGRMIVYSPDKK is encoded by the coding sequence ATGAAGTACGGAAAAAACACTCAATTAGTCGAAGAGGTTATTAATTTTATTACAAATTTACAACTTTTTCATAATGAAAACCTTCTAAATCGTGATGTTGTTATGGTTAATGAGTATGAAAGAGCACAAGAATTGGCATGGTCTCAAGATTTGGATGAGGTTGAAAACGTTTGGGAAGATATTAAATCCTCAGAAGGTGGGGAAATAATAGGACAATTATATGAGCATGATTTAAACTCTATGGAGCGTCCTATAAGGGAGATTATTCAATCATCCGAGAACTATCCAGGTGATTTTGTATTACAATATATTGATATTTTTGAAGAAATAATTGGAGATTTACATATGTGTGCACTAAATCGTTTAGTAAATGGAAAAGTTGATAATTTTTATGAAAGAATCTTTGAGGTTTATAAGCTTGGGGGATGGCCTTGTGGATGGGAAGGTGAATATCCAGAAGGGAGAATGATTGTATATTCACCAGATAAAAAATAA
- a CDS encoding IS110 family transposase has product MHNRQNYLYVGVDLHKEHHTAVIINCWQEKLGEIQFDNKPSAFSKFLLEVETYVSDGISVVFGLEDVGGYGRALAKYLVDHEQVVKEVNPALSFLERKSQVMIQKNDSWDAECVARILINKFNQLPDAKPNDLLWSIQQLVSRRNALVKAQSALKNQLHIQLNHHYPSYKKFFSELDGKTALAFWEQYPSPSCLEGTNIKRLTAFLLDVSNNTCSVKKASEILRLVKEDGQTMKEYQEMRNFLVRSIVREIEFKKKEMKYIERELKQLVNLLDYQLETMPGIELVTASALIAEIGDIRRFLNANKLARFAGIAPVYFGSGGKGKVHKSKQGNRALHALFYNLAVQQVQVAKGSKLPRNPVFHAYYQKKLKEGKTKGQALVCIMRRLVNIVYGMMKYKTVYELPVVEEKEVV; this is encoded by the coding sequence ATGCATAATAGGCAGAACTATTTGTATGTAGGAGTAGATTTACATAAGGAGCATCATACGGCTGTTATAATTAATTGTTGGCAAGAGAAACTAGGAGAAATACAATTTGATAATAAACCATCTGCATTTTCGAAGTTTTTATTAGAAGTAGAGACATATGTGAGTGATGGTATATCAGTTGTATTTGGTTTGGAAGATGTTGGCGGCTATGGAAGAGCATTAGCGAAATATTTAGTAGATCACGAACAGGTAGTAAAAGAAGTAAATCCAGCTTTATCATTTTTAGAACGAAAAAGTCAAGTGATGATACAAAAAAATGATAGTTGGGATGCGGAATGTGTAGCACGCATATTGATAAACAAATTTAATCAATTACCAGATGCAAAGCCAAACGATTTATTATGGTCAATACAACAACTGGTTTCAAGACGGAATGCATTAGTAAAAGCACAAAGTGCATTAAAGAACCAATTACATATTCAATTAAACCACCATTATCCAAGTTATAAAAAGTTTTTCTCAGAGTTAGATGGAAAAACAGCATTAGCATTTTGGGAGCAATATCCGTCACCCTCTTGTTTAGAGGGGACGAATATAAAGCGATTAACAGCTTTTTTATTAGATGTTAGTAACAATACATGTTCAGTAAAGAAAGCAAGTGAAATATTAAGGCTTGTGAAAGAAGATGGACAAACAATGAAAGAGTATCAAGAAATGCGAAACTTTTTAGTAAGAAGTATTGTACGGGAGATTGAGTTTAAAAAGAAAGAAATGAAATACATCGAAAGAGAATTAAAACAGCTAGTAAATCTACTAGATTATCAATTAGAGACGATGCCGGGAATAGAACTTGTGACGGCATCAGCATTAATTGCAGAAATTGGGGATATAAGACGATTTCTAAATGCCAATAAATTAGCACGATTTGCGGGGATTGCACCTGTTTACTTTGGTTCTGGTGGGAAAGGTAAGGTACATAAAAGCAAACAAGGAAACAGGGCGTTACACGCTTTATTTTATAATTTAGCTGTACAACAAGTGCAAGTAGCGAAAGGAAGTAAGTTACCTAGAAACCCAGTGTTTCATGCATATTATCAAAAGAAACTTAAAGAGGGGAAAACAAAAGGACAAGCATTGGTATGTATTATGAGAAGGCTTGTAAACATTGTATATGGCATGATGAAATATAAAACAGTTTATGAATTGCCGGTAGTAGAAGAAAAAGAAGTAGTTTAA
- a CDS encoding WXG100 family type VII secretion target: MSGKEVEIIGSNTASAISYAQNIENGMKDSLNQAKNLKAYVTCANWNGKTRDAFLSYLDLIIQYNSEMVEAFEGHTKALKELDKSIQTYGDRSEVRAIKQL; the protein is encoded by the coding sequence ATGAGTGGTAAAGAGGTTGAAATTATAGGAAGTAACACTGCAAGTGCCATTTCTTACGCACAAAACATAGAGAACGGTATGAAGGATTCTTTAAATCAAGCGAAAAATTTAAAAGCATACGTTACATGTGCGAACTGGAATGGAAAAACGAGAGATGCCTTTTTAAGTTATCTAGATTTAATCATTCAATATAACTCAGAAATGGTAGAGGCATTTGAAGGACATACGAAAGCTTTGAAAGAGTTAGATAAAAGTATTCAAACGTACGGAGATAGATCGGAAGTAAGGGCGATAAAACAGTTGTGA
- a CDS encoding S-layer homology domain-containing protein, which produces MGKKTSKAKKILGFVITTALATTMMVGTANAQTTTNNYKVAGNANTVFTDVPKDHWSKDAIDYLASAGLFNGYGNGKFGFGDNITRGQVTSLIARHLGLTANNEQSNMFNDIKNHMFEKDIKAIVQAGIMTGDGTGAFRPDDALTRYEMAVVLQKAFQLQSKGQSNFKDVPQDHWAYAFVNTLRSNRISYGDEAGNYNGNMLVKREEYAQFLYNAIAKNRDYNFNINTKEEMKQMLTTALQDGTFGPFKLNALGKDISEVKKEFGVPDVWKQAPCTECDAPNTAVYGNYYIDMYPSDARYIWVKMDISIKELKEWFGEPDEIGADMTSEGFIYNRGSYSLYFSFSDGYIQRAEISKSEHH; this is translated from the coding sequence ATGGGCAAGAAAACAAGCAAAGCTAAAAAAATTTTGGGATTCGTGATCACCACAGCACTAGCAACTACAATGATGGTAGGCACAGCAAACGCACAAACAACTACGAATAACTATAAAGTAGCTGGCAATGCGAACACTGTATTTACAGATGTACCAAAGGACCACTGGTCAAAAGATGCTATTGATTACTTAGCGTCAGCAGGACTTTTTAACGGATATGGAAATGGAAAATTTGGTTTTGGGGATAATATTACTCGAGGCCAGGTAACTTCTTTAATCGCTCGTCATTTAGGTTTAACAGCAAACAATGAACAGAGCAATATGTTTAACGATATTAAAAATCATATGTTTGAAAAGGATATTAAAGCTATTGTACAGGCTGGAATTATGACGGGTGATGGAACAGGTGCTTTTCGTCCAGATGATGCATTAACTCGTTATGAAATGGCAGTAGTATTACAAAAAGCATTTCAATTACAATCAAAAGGACAAAGTAACTTTAAAGATGTACCTCAAGATCATTGGGCCTATGCATTTGTAAATACACTACGTAGTAACCGAATATCCTACGGTGATGAGGCAGGTAATTACAATGGCAACATGCTTGTGAAACGTGAGGAGTATGCACAATTTTTATATAATGCAATAGCAAAAAACAGAGATTATAATTTCAACATCAATACAAAAGAAGAAATGAAACAAATGTTAACAACAGCTTTACAAGATGGGACGTTTGGTCCATTTAAATTAAATGCATTGGGTAAAGATATATCTGAGGTAAAAAAAGAATTTGGAGTACCTGATGTTTGGAAGCAAGCACCATGTACAGAATGTGATGCACCTAATACAGCAGTATACGGAAATTATTATATTGATATGTACCCTTCGGACGCTAGATATATATGGGTGAAAATGGATATATCTATCAAGGAATTAAAAGAGTGGTTTGGTGAGCCAGATGAAATTGGAGCGGATATGACTAGTGAAGGCTTTATATATA